One genomic segment of Manis pentadactyla isolate mManPen7 chromosome 1, mManPen7.hap1, whole genome shotgun sequence includes these proteins:
- the RTP1 gene encoding receptor-transporting protein 1 — translation MRIFRPWRLRCPALHLPSLSVFSLKWSLSSFATDKTMCKSVTTGEWKKVFYEKMEEAKPADSWDLIIDPNLKHNVLAPGWKQYLELHASGRFHCSWCWHTWQSPHVVILFHMYLDRAQRAGSVRMRVFKQLCYECGTAHLDESSMLEENIESLVDNLITSLREQCYGERGGQYRIHVASRQDTRRHRGEFCEACQEGIVHWKPSEKLLEEEATTYTFSRAPSPTKPQAEAGSGCNFFSIPWCLFWATVLLLIIYLQFSFRSSV, via the exons ATGAGGATTTTTAGACCGTGGAGACTGCGCTGCCCTGCCTTGCACCTGCCTTCGCTCTCTGTCTTCTCGCTCAAGTGGAGCTTGTCCTCCTTTGCCACTGACAAGACCATGTGTAAAAGTGTGACCACAGGTGAGTGGAAGAAAGTCTTCTATGAGAAGATGGAGGAGGCAAAGCCAGCTGACAGCTGGGACCTCATCATAGATCCCAACCTCAAGCACAATGTGCTGGCCCCTGGCTGGAAGCAGTACCTGGAATTGCATGCCTCTGGCAG GTTCCACTGCTCCTGGTGCTGGCACACCTGGCAGTCGCCCCATGTGGTCATCCTCTTCCACATGTACCTGGACCGCGCCCAGCGGGCGGGCTCGGTGCGCATGCGAGTCTTCAAGCAGCTGTGCTACGAGTGCGGCACGGCGCATCTGGACGAGTCAAGCATGTTGGAGGAGAACATCGAGAGCCTGGTGGACAACCTCATCACCAGCCTCCGCGAGCAGTGCTACGGTGAGCGTGGTGGCCAGTACCGCATCCACGTGGCCAGCCGCCAAGATACCCGGCGGCATCGCGGCGAGTTCTGTGAGGCCTGCCAGGAGGGCATCGTGCACTGGAAGCCCAGCGAGAAGCTGCTGGAGGAGGAGGCGACCACCTACACCTTCTCCCGGGCGCCCAGCCCCACTAAGCCGCAGGCCGAGGCAGGCTCTGGCTGCAACTTCTTCTCTATCCCCTGGTGCTTGTTTTGGGCCACAGTCCTGCTGCTGATCATTTACCTGCAGTTCTCCTTCCGCAGCTCTGTCTAA